A stretch of the Medicago truncatula cultivar Jemalong A17 chromosome 5, MtrunA17r5.0-ANR, whole genome shotgun sequence genome encodes the following:
- the LOC11405998 gene encoding disease resistance protein RUN1 isoform X1, with product MSSSTSKTKWIYEVFINFRGEDTRSNFVSHLYATLSNAGINTFLDDENLEKGKELGPELLRAIQGSQIIIVVFSKNYVQSSWCLDELEQIMECHKSTGQVVMPVFYGVTPSFIREYASQTFGEAIVSKTNHFVLHNSDPRKNPRNKAQGDDHYSRDRLKISEKKDSLEQALGDASILAGWDMDNYSNESSVVKEIVGNVLKKLDKKYLPIPDFPVGLESRAEKLIQFLRKNTRGVCLVGIWGMGGIGKSTIAKVVYNNLCYEFEDQSFLANIRQVWEKERGQIDLQEQLLSDILKTRNVKVHNVEWGKAMINERLCTKRALVILDDVSTREQLNALCGNRNGIGPGSIIIITTRDARLLDILGVDFIYEAEGLNVHESRRLFNWHAFKEANPSEAFLILSGDVVSYCGGLPLALEVLGSYLFNRRKREWQSVISKLQKIPNDQIHEKLKISFDGLEDHMEKNIFLDVCCFFIGKDRAYVTEILNGCGLHADIGIEVLIERSLLKVEKNNKLGMHALLRDMGREIVRESSPEEPEKRTRLWCFEDVVDVLAEQTGTKAIEGLVLKSQRTSRVCFNTIALKKMKKLRLLQLDNVQVIGDYECFSKQLRWLSWQGFPLKYMPENFYQKNVVAMDLKHSNLTQVWKKPQLIEGLKILNLSHSKYLKRTPDFSKLPNLEKLIMKDCQSLLEVHPSIGDLNNLLLINLKDCTSLSNLPREIYQLRTVKTLILSGCSKIDKLDEDILQMESLKTLMAANTRVKQVPFSIVRSKSIGYISLCGYKGLSHDVFPSLIRSWISPAMNSLPCIPPFGGMSKSLASLDIESNNLDLVSQSQILNSCSRLRSVSVQCDSEIQLKQEFRRFLDNLYDAGLTEVGTSQALQISDLFMRSLLFGIGSCHIVINTLGKSLSRGLTTNLGDSLPGDNYPSWLAYKGEGPSVLFQVPKDSDSCMKGIALCVLYSSTPENLATESLTSVLIINHTKFTIQIYKRDTIMSFNDEDWQGIVSNLGVGNNVEIFVAVGHGFTVKETAVYLIYDQSISTEVEPSSTIEVDPSTSTNIEPLHEVEVQSSLSVKMEASAEEQLQPSLDVKTEASAEEDVQPSPNVKIEPSAKEEAQPSPDVKMEPSLVKNEPLPNANRKIFTRLAKRVGECLCLNQK from the exons TTGCGAGCAATACAAGGTTCTCAAATAATCATTGTTGTTTTCTCCAAaaattatgttcaatctagTTGGTGTCTTGATGAACTCGAACAAATCATGGAGTGCCACAAAAGTACGGGTCAAGTTGTTATGCCCGTATTTTATGGTGTTACTCCTTCATTTATACGTGAATATGCTAGCCAAACTTTTGGGGAAGCTATCGTTAGCAAAACAAATCATTTCGTCCTCCATAATTCGGATCCGAGGAAAAATCCACGAAATAAGGCACAAGGCGATGATCATTATag CCGTGACAGGCTGAAAATTTCAGAAAAGAAAGATTCACTTGAGCAAGCACTCGGGGATGCTTCGATCTTGGCTGGTTGGGATATGGATAATTACAG TAATGAAAGCAGTGTTGTGAAGGAAATAGTTGGCAATGTTTTGAAAAAACTAGACAAGAAATACTTGCCTATCCCAGATTTTCCAGTAGGATTAGAATCCCGTGCGGAAAAATTGATTCAGTTTCTAAGAAAGAATACAAGAGGAGTTTGTTTAGTAGGGATTTGGGGAATGGGAGGGATTGGCAAAAGCACCATTGCCAAAGTCGTCTACAATAATCTTTGTTATGAATTTGAAGATCAAAGCTTCCTTGCTAATATTAGACAAGTTTGGGAGAAAGAGAGGGGGCAAATTGATTTACAAGAACAACTTCTTTCAGATATCCTTAAAACAAGAAATGTAAAGGTGCATAATGTTGAGTGGGGAAAAGCTATGATCAATGAACGACTTTGCACGAAACGGGCACTTGTTATACTTGATGATGTCAGTACACGCGAGCAATTAAATGCATTATGTGGAAATCGAAATGGGATTGGTCCAGGAAGCATAATAATCATCACAACAAGAGATGCACGTCTACTTGACATCCTTGGAgttgattttatttatgaagCGGAGGGATTGAATGTGCACGAATCTCGTAGGCTTTTCAACTGGCATGCGTTTAAGGAGGCGAATCCAAGTGAAGCTTTCCTCATACTCTCCGGAGATGTAGTTTCCTATTGTGGTGGACTACCACTAGCTCTTGAAGTCCTTGGATCTTACTTATTCAATAGGAGAAAACGAGAGTGGCAGAGTGTAATATCCAAGCTACAAAAGATACCCAATGATCAAATACACGAGAAACTAAAAATAAGCTTTGATGGTTTAGAGGATCATATGGAAAAGAATATATTTCTTGATGTCTGTTGTTTCTTTATCGGTAAGGATAGAGCTTATGTTACAGAGATACTAAATGGGTGTGGACTTCATGCTGATATTGGAATAGAAGTGCTGATAGAGAGAAGCCTCCTAAAAGTTGAAAAGAATAACAAGCTTGGAATGCATGCTCTGCTACGAGACATGGGAAGAGAAATTGTTCGTGAAAGTTCACCTGAGGAGCCTGAGAAACGTACTCGATTGTGGTGTTTTGAAGATGTAGTTGATGTACTGGCCGAACAAACC GGAACAAAAGCCATCGAGGGATTGGTTTTGAAGTCGCAAAGGACCAGTAGAGTTTGCTTCAATACAATTGCTcttaagaaaatgaagaaattgcGATTGTTGCAACTTGATAATGTACAAGTCATCGGAGATTATGAGTGTTTTTCGAAGCAGTTGAGATGGCTTTCTTGGCAAGGATTTCCTTTAAAATACATGCCAGAAAACTTTTATCAGAAAAATGTAGTTGCTATGGACTTAAAACACAGTAATCTTACACAGGTTTGGAAGAAGCCTCAG ttGATAGAGGGACTGAAGATCCTAAATCTCAGTCATTCTAAGTACTTGAAAAGAACCCCCGACTTTTCAAAATTACCAAACCTAGAAAAGCTAATTATGAAGGATTGTCAAAGTCTGTTGGAGGTACACCCGTCCATTGGAGATCTCAAcaatcttcttctgataaatttGAAGGACTGTACGAGTCTTAGCAATCTCCCAAGAGAGATCTATCAATTGAGAACAGTGAAAACTCTCATCCTTTCTGGTTGTTCAAAGATTGACAAATTAGACGAAGATATATTGCAAATGGAATCCTTGAAAACTCTAATGGCAGCAAATACTAGAGTCAAACAAGTGCCTTTTTCGATCGTCAGATCAAAAAGCATTGGATATATATCTCTATGTGGATATAAAGGATTATCACATGATGTTTTTCCTTCTCTCATTAGGTCTTGGATATCACCAGCAATGAATTCCTTACCATGCATTCCCCCTTTTGGTGGCATGTCAAAGTCTCTTGCTTCCTTGGATATAGAGAGCAATAATCTGGATTTGGTGTCTCAATCACAAATACTTAACAGTTGTTCAAGACTTAGAAGTGTTTCAGTACAATGTGACTCAGAGATTCAACTGAAACAAGAATTCAGAAGATTTCTTGATAATCTATATGATGCAGGTCTTACTGAAGTGGGAACATCACAGGCATTACAAATTTCGGATCTTTTCATGAGATCCCTTTTGTTTGGTATCGGAAGTTGTCACATTGTCATCAATACTCTTGGCAAGAGCTTATCACGG GGATTGACAACCAATTTAGGTGATTCCCTTCCGGGTGACAATTATCCTTCTTGGTTAGCCTATAAAGGTGAAGGACCTTCAGTACTTTTCCAAGTGCCGAAGGATAGTGATTCTTGCATGAAGGGAATAGCTTTATGCGTTCTTTATTCATCAACACCTGAAAATTTGGCAACTGAAAGTCTCACTAGTGTCTTGATCATTAATCACACAAAATTCACTATCCAGATTTACAAACGAGACACAATAATGTCGTTTAATGATGAAGATTGGCAAGGCATAGTGTCAAATTTAGGAGTTGGTAACAATGTGGAAATATTTGTAGCTGTTGGGCATGGATTTACTGTTAAGGAAACTGCGGTTTATCTAATATATGATCAATCTATTTCTACGGAAGTTGAGCCATCAAGTACTATTGAAGTTGACCCATCAACTAGCACAAATATTGAGCCATTACATGAAGTGGAAGTGCAATCATCACTTAGTGTGAAAATGGAGGCATCGGCCGAAGAGCAACTACAACCATCACTTGATGTGAAAACGGAGGCATCAGCTGAAGAGGATGTACAACCATCACCTAATGTGAAAATAGAGCCATCAGCTAAAGAGGAAGCACAACCATCACCCGATGTGAAAATGGAACCATCACTTGTCAAGAATGAACCATTACCGAAcgcaaatagaaaaatatttacaagaCTTGCAAAGAGAGTGGGAGAATGTTTATGCTTGAACCAGAAATGA
- the LOC11405998 gene encoding disease resistance protein RUN1 isoform X2 — MSSSTSKTKWIYEVFINFRGEDTRSNFVSHLYATLSNAGINTFLDDENLEKGKELGPELLRAIQGSQIIIVVFSKNYVQSSWCLDELEQIMECHKSTGQVVMPVFYGVTPSFIREYASQTFGEAIVSKTNHFVLHNSDPRKNPRNKAQGDDHYRLKISEKKDSLEQALGDASILAGWDMDNYSNESSVVKEIVGNVLKKLDKKYLPIPDFPVGLESRAEKLIQFLRKNTRGVCLVGIWGMGGIGKSTIAKVVYNNLCYEFEDQSFLANIRQVWEKERGQIDLQEQLLSDILKTRNVKVHNVEWGKAMINERLCTKRALVILDDVSTREQLNALCGNRNGIGPGSIIIITTRDARLLDILGVDFIYEAEGLNVHESRRLFNWHAFKEANPSEAFLILSGDVVSYCGGLPLALEVLGSYLFNRRKREWQSVISKLQKIPNDQIHEKLKISFDGLEDHMEKNIFLDVCCFFIGKDRAYVTEILNGCGLHADIGIEVLIERSLLKVEKNNKLGMHALLRDMGREIVRESSPEEPEKRTRLWCFEDVVDVLAEQTGTKAIEGLVLKSQRTSRVCFNTIALKKMKKLRLLQLDNVQVIGDYECFSKQLRWLSWQGFPLKYMPENFYQKNVVAMDLKHSNLTQVWKKPQLIEGLKILNLSHSKYLKRTPDFSKLPNLEKLIMKDCQSLLEVHPSIGDLNNLLLINLKDCTSLSNLPREIYQLRTVKTLILSGCSKIDKLDEDILQMESLKTLMAANTRVKQVPFSIVRSKSIGYISLCGYKGLSHDVFPSLIRSWISPAMNSLPCIPPFGGMSKSLASLDIESNNLDLVSQSQILNSCSRLRSVSVQCDSEIQLKQEFRRFLDNLYDAGLTEVGTSQALQISDLFMRSLLFGIGSCHIVINTLGKSLSRGLTTNLGDSLPGDNYPSWLAYKGEGPSVLFQVPKDSDSCMKGIALCVLYSSTPENLATESLTSVLIINHTKFTIQIYKRDTIMSFNDEDWQGIVSNLGVGNNVEIFVAVGHGFTVKETAVYLIYDQSISTEVEPSSTIEVDPSTSTNIEPLHEVEVQSSLSVKMEASAEEQLQPSLDVKTEASAEEDVQPSPNVKIEPSAKEEAQPSPDVKMEPSLVKNEPLPNANRKIFTRLAKRVGECLCLNQK; from the exons TTGCGAGCAATACAAGGTTCTCAAATAATCATTGTTGTTTTCTCCAAaaattatgttcaatctagTTGGTGTCTTGATGAACTCGAACAAATCATGGAGTGCCACAAAAGTACGGGTCAAGTTGTTATGCCCGTATTTTATGGTGTTACTCCTTCATTTATACGTGAATATGCTAGCCAAACTTTTGGGGAAGCTATCGTTAGCAAAACAAATCATTTCGTCCTCCATAATTCGGATCCGAGGAAAAATCCACGAAATAAGGCACAAGGCGATGATCATTATag GCTGAAAATTTCAGAAAAGAAAGATTCACTTGAGCAAGCACTCGGGGATGCTTCGATCTTGGCTGGTTGGGATATGGATAATTACAG TAATGAAAGCAGTGTTGTGAAGGAAATAGTTGGCAATGTTTTGAAAAAACTAGACAAGAAATACTTGCCTATCCCAGATTTTCCAGTAGGATTAGAATCCCGTGCGGAAAAATTGATTCAGTTTCTAAGAAAGAATACAAGAGGAGTTTGTTTAGTAGGGATTTGGGGAATGGGAGGGATTGGCAAAAGCACCATTGCCAAAGTCGTCTACAATAATCTTTGTTATGAATTTGAAGATCAAAGCTTCCTTGCTAATATTAGACAAGTTTGGGAGAAAGAGAGGGGGCAAATTGATTTACAAGAACAACTTCTTTCAGATATCCTTAAAACAAGAAATGTAAAGGTGCATAATGTTGAGTGGGGAAAAGCTATGATCAATGAACGACTTTGCACGAAACGGGCACTTGTTATACTTGATGATGTCAGTACACGCGAGCAATTAAATGCATTATGTGGAAATCGAAATGGGATTGGTCCAGGAAGCATAATAATCATCACAACAAGAGATGCACGTCTACTTGACATCCTTGGAgttgattttatttatgaagCGGAGGGATTGAATGTGCACGAATCTCGTAGGCTTTTCAACTGGCATGCGTTTAAGGAGGCGAATCCAAGTGAAGCTTTCCTCATACTCTCCGGAGATGTAGTTTCCTATTGTGGTGGACTACCACTAGCTCTTGAAGTCCTTGGATCTTACTTATTCAATAGGAGAAAACGAGAGTGGCAGAGTGTAATATCCAAGCTACAAAAGATACCCAATGATCAAATACACGAGAAACTAAAAATAAGCTTTGATGGTTTAGAGGATCATATGGAAAAGAATATATTTCTTGATGTCTGTTGTTTCTTTATCGGTAAGGATAGAGCTTATGTTACAGAGATACTAAATGGGTGTGGACTTCATGCTGATATTGGAATAGAAGTGCTGATAGAGAGAAGCCTCCTAAAAGTTGAAAAGAATAACAAGCTTGGAATGCATGCTCTGCTACGAGACATGGGAAGAGAAATTGTTCGTGAAAGTTCACCTGAGGAGCCTGAGAAACGTACTCGATTGTGGTGTTTTGAAGATGTAGTTGATGTACTGGCCGAACAAACC GGAACAAAAGCCATCGAGGGATTGGTTTTGAAGTCGCAAAGGACCAGTAGAGTTTGCTTCAATACAATTGCTcttaagaaaatgaagaaattgcGATTGTTGCAACTTGATAATGTACAAGTCATCGGAGATTATGAGTGTTTTTCGAAGCAGTTGAGATGGCTTTCTTGGCAAGGATTTCCTTTAAAATACATGCCAGAAAACTTTTATCAGAAAAATGTAGTTGCTATGGACTTAAAACACAGTAATCTTACACAGGTTTGGAAGAAGCCTCAG ttGATAGAGGGACTGAAGATCCTAAATCTCAGTCATTCTAAGTACTTGAAAAGAACCCCCGACTTTTCAAAATTACCAAACCTAGAAAAGCTAATTATGAAGGATTGTCAAAGTCTGTTGGAGGTACACCCGTCCATTGGAGATCTCAAcaatcttcttctgataaatttGAAGGACTGTACGAGTCTTAGCAATCTCCCAAGAGAGATCTATCAATTGAGAACAGTGAAAACTCTCATCCTTTCTGGTTGTTCAAAGATTGACAAATTAGACGAAGATATATTGCAAATGGAATCCTTGAAAACTCTAATGGCAGCAAATACTAGAGTCAAACAAGTGCCTTTTTCGATCGTCAGATCAAAAAGCATTGGATATATATCTCTATGTGGATATAAAGGATTATCACATGATGTTTTTCCTTCTCTCATTAGGTCTTGGATATCACCAGCAATGAATTCCTTACCATGCATTCCCCCTTTTGGTGGCATGTCAAAGTCTCTTGCTTCCTTGGATATAGAGAGCAATAATCTGGATTTGGTGTCTCAATCACAAATACTTAACAGTTGTTCAAGACTTAGAAGTGTTTCAGTACAATGTGACTCAGAGATTCAACTGAAACAAGAATTCAGAAGATTTCTTGATAATCTATATGATGCAGGTCTTACTGAAGTGGGAACATCACAGGCATTACAAATTTCGGATCTTTTCATGAGATCCCTTTTGTTTGGTATCGGAAGTTGTCACATTGTCATCAATACTCTTGGCAAGAGCTTATCACGG GGATTGACAACCAATTTAGGTGATTCCCTTCCGGGTGACAATTATCCTTCTTGGTTAGCCTATAAAGGTGAAGGACCTTCAGTACTTTTCCAAGTGCCGAAGGATAGTGATTCTTGCATGAAGGGAATAGCTTTATGCGTTCTTTATTCATCAACACCTGAAAATTTGGCAACTGAAAGTCTCACTAGTGTCTTGATCATTAATCACACAAAATTCACTATCCAGATTTACAAACGAGACACAATAATGTCGTTTAATGATGAAGATTGGCAAGGCATAGTGTCAAATTTAGGAGTTGGTAACAATGTGGAAATATTTGTAGCTGTTGGGCATGGATTTACTGTTAAGGAAACTGCGGTTTATCTAATATATGATCAATCTATTTCTACGGAAGTTGAGCCATCAAGTACTATTGAAGTTGACCCATCAACTAGCACAAATATTGAGCCATTACATGAAGTGGAAGTGCAATCATCACTTAGTGTGAAAATGGAGGCATCGGCCGAAGAGCAACTACAACCATCACTTGATGTGAAAACGGAGGCATCAGCTGAAGAGGATGTACAACCATCACCTAATGTGAAAATAGAGCCATCAGCTAAAGAGGAAGCACAACCATCACCCGATGTGAAAATGGAACCATCACTTGTCAAGAATGAACCATTACCGAAcgcaaatagaaaaatatttacaagaCTTGCAAAGAGAGTGGGAGAATGTTTATGCTTGAACCAGAAATGA